The following proteins are co-located in the Dromiciops gliroides isolate mDroGli1 chromosome 2, mDroGli1.pri, whole genome shotgun sequence genome:
- the LOC122739594 gene encoding lithostathine-1-like, whose amino-acid sequence MPGITIFLTHTLMPTSFSGLLLACLLLTGLAHGEAAPAAAAASFRKSCPEGSKAFGSYCYGLFSMAQTWDAAEVNCQSETSGHLVSLMNEAEASFVASLVAESGGSRSPIWIGLYDANKNRRWKWTSSALFTYQAWATSAPSNSNPGYCAILTPETGFKNWKDQSCSNKNFYICKFKS is encoded by the exons ATGCCAGGAATCACCATATTCCTCACCCACACAT TGATGCCCACCAGCTTCTCAGGGCTGCTCTTGGCCTGCCTGCTGCTCACAGGCCTGGCACATG GTGAGGCTGCtcctgctgccgctgctgcctcTTTTCGGAAGTCCTGTCCTGAAGGATCCAAAGCATTCGGCTCCTACTGCTATGGCCTCTTTAGTATGGCGCAGACCTGGGACGCTGCAGAG GTGAACTGCCAGAGTGAGACCTCGGGCCACCTGGTCTCCCTGATGAATGAGGCTGAAGCTTCCTTTGTGGCCTCCTTGGTGGCCGAGAGTGGGGGCAGCCGGAGCCCCATCTGGATTGGCCTCTATGACGCTAACAAG AACCGGCGTTGGAAATGGACCAGCAGCGCCCTGTTTACCTACCAAGCCTGGGCAACTAGTGCCCCGAGCAATAGCAATCCTGGATACTGTGCAATCTTGACACCAGAAACAG GATTCAAAAATTGGAAAGATCAATCATGTTCAAACAAAAACTTCTACATCTGCAAGTTCAAATCCTAG